Proteins encoded within one genomic window of Cytophagales bacterium:
- a CDS encoding nuclear transport factor 2 family protein — protein MKKCIYTLLVGILVMNANAQTTSDTNINTSNTEKMSNQEQELKSFNDFKDIVEALQSYIESARTGDGKLGTSVFYEHTQMVGSVDGQISYMPISEFGNALSQMGPSENVQHQIAWIDISGPAAAARVEFINWGGFRFTDFLILYKENDQWKISGKVFNSHSRN, from the coding sequence ATGAAAAAGTGCATCTATACACTACTAGTAGGCATTTTAGTCATGAATGCCAATGCACAAACGACTTCAGACACGAATATAAACACATCAAATACAGAAAAAATGAGCAACCAAGAACAAGAATTAAAAAGCTTCAATGACTTCAAAGACATTGTGGAAGCCCTTCAATCATACATCGAAAGTGCGCGTACAGGGGATGGTAAATTGGGCACTTCTGTATTCTATGAACACACACAAATGGTAGGTTCCGTAGACGGTCAGATTTCTTATATGCCAATCAGTGAGTTTGGTAATGCATTAAGTCAAATGGGCCCTTCGGAGAATGTTCAACACCAAATAGCATGGATTGATATTTCCGGTCCAGCAGCTGCGGCCAGGGTCGAATTCATCAATTGGGGTGGTTTCCGTTTTACAGATTTTTTAATCTTATATAAAGAAAACGACCAATGGAAAATTAGTGGAAAAGTATTCAATTCTCATTCTCGAAATTAA